One window from the genome of Oscillospiraceae bacterium encodes:
- a CDS encoding response regulator transcription factor: MAERLILIVDDEKPIVDILKFNLQKEGFDTIEAYDGATGLQLAMEKNPDLILLDVMLPEMDGFTVCKEIRVKSQVPIILLTAREEEVDKVLGLELGADDYITKPYSVRELLARIKANLRRTKKTQPVVTADNTDLLTYGRLTIDTERFEVKKDGKPVEITVREFELLKFLASQPDKIFSREKLLEKVWKYEYYGDLRTVDVTVRRLREKLEDNPGEPDFVVTKRGIGYYFNKNCK, encoded by the coding sequence ATGGCAGAACGACTGATCCTCATCGTGGATGACGAAAAACCAATTGTGGATATTTTAAAATTCAACTTGCAGAAAGAGGGCTTCGATACTATTGAAGCATACGACGGAGCAACCGGTCTTCAGCTTGCAATGGAAAAGAACCCCGATTTGATTTTATTGGATGTAATGTTGCCTGAAATGGACGGTTTTACCGTTTGTAAAGAAATTCGTGTGAAATCTCAGGTGCCCATTATTCTTTTAACAGCTCGTGAAGAGGAAGTTGATAAGGTGCTGGGATTGGAACTGGGTGCAGATGACTATATCACCAAGCCATACAGCGTGAGAGAGCTTTTAGCAAGAATCAAAGCGAACCTGCGCCGTACCAAAAAAACACAACCTGTGGTTACCGCAGACAATACAGACCTGTTAACTTATGGCAGATTAACTATTGACACGGAACGTTTTGAGGTGAAAAAAGACGGAAAGCCCGTGGAAATCACTGTTCGTGAGTTTGAATTGTTAAAATTCTTAGCATCTCAGCCGGACAAAATCTTTTCCCGTGAAAAACTTTTGGAAAAGGTATGGAAATATGAATATTACGGTGATTTAAGAACCGTTGACGTAACGGTACGCCGTCTTCGTGAAAAATTAGAAGACAATCCGGGGGAACCGGATTTTGTGGTAACCAAACGTGGAATCGGTTATTATTTCAATAAAAACTGCAAATAA
- a CDS encoding VanZ family protein: protein MRKRIVILILIILNLATIFFFSHQNGSESTAVSTAISRQIEVSTPGYESKSLGERNSFHVHTQKTLRHWAHALLFFTLGILMYLFFNTFPKKWYRFPMVLVIGFLIALGDEIHQLYVPGRSYGWDDISYDMLGFLSGILVICLFIFAIKCIKKETVAK from the coding sequence ATGAGAAAACGAATAGTTATATTGATTCTGATTATATTAAATTTGGCAACGATATTTTTCTTTTCTCATCAGAATGGTTCTGAATCCACAGCGGTCTCTACCGCGATATCCCGTCAGATAGAAGTCAGCACACCGGGGTATGAATCTAAAAGTTTGGGCGAGCGAAATTCGTTTCATGTCCACACGCAAAAAACGCTCCGTCACTGGGCGCATGCCCTTTTATTCTTTACCCTGGGGATTCTGATGTATTTGTTTTTCAACACGTTTCCGAAAAAATGGTATCGTTTTCCTATGGTATTGGTGATTGGCTTTTTGATTGCTTTGGGGGACGAAATTCATCAGTTGTATGTGCCGGGACGAAGTTATGGCTGGGATGATATTTCCTATGATATGCTTGGCTTTTTATCAGGAATACTGGTTATCTGTCTGTTTATTTTTGCTATAAAATGTATAAAAAAAGAAACTGTGGCAAAATAG
- a CDS encoding Hsp33 family molecular chaperone HslO, translated as MDEIIRAITSDGYLKAYVINSTETIRDAQGLHQTGKVASAALGRALTAALILANDMKNETDRVSVQFRSEGPIGNVVAEANGQNQVKGFVSNPDVVLPLREDGKLDVGGALGHKGTLTIVRDIGLKEPYVGTVELISGEIAEDISYYYMQSEQIPTVLGLGVLVAQNFAILSAGGFMIQLLPGAPDSIVDKVEENVKALPKSISALIADGKNATEILGMLLTGFDYQILSKKEPSYRCDCSRYRVETALISLGKTELQKMIEEEDTTEVSCHYCNKKYHFSKEDLEMLLRLATK; from the coding sequence ATGGATGAAATTATCAGAGCCATCACCAGTGACGGATATCTGAAAGCATATGTAATCAATTCCACCGAAACCATTCGTGATGCTCAAGGGCTTCACCAAACAGGAAAGGTGGCTTCTGCGGCATTAGGCAGAGCTTTGACCGCTGCACTAATCTTGGCAAACGATATGAAAAATGAAACCGATCGTGTGTCTGTGCAGTTTCGAAGCGAAGGACCTATCGGCAACGTGGTGGCAGAAGCTAACGGACAAAATCAGGTAAAAGGGTTTGTGTCTAATCCCGATGTTGTGCTTCCTTTAAGAGAAGACGGCAAACTTGACGTTGGCGGTGCATTAGGACATAAAGGCACCTTAACCATTGTTCGTGACATTGGCTTAAAGGAACCTTATGTGGGTACCGTGGAACTGATTTCGGGCGAAATTGCAGAAGATATTTCCTATTACTATATGCAGTCGGAACAGATTCCCACTGTGCTTGGATTAGGCGTTTTGGTAGCGCAGAATTTTGCCATCCTCTCTGCAGGTGGGTTTATGATTCAATTATTACCCGGTGCACCCGACAGCATTGTGGACAAGGTAGAAGAAAATGTGAAAGCACTTCCCAAATCCATTTCGGCACTGATTGCAGACGGCAAGAACGCTACCGAAATTTTAGGGATGTTGCTTACGGGATTTGACTATCAGATTTTATCAAAAAAAGAACCGTCTTACCGTTGTGATTGCAGCCGTTACCGTGTGGAAACCGCTTTAATCAGTTTAGGCAAAACCGAACTTCAAAAAATGATAGAGGAAGAGGATACCACTGAGGTTTCCTGCCACTATTGCAATAAAAAATATCATTTTTCCAAAGAGGATTTGGAAATGCTTCTTCGGTTGGCAACCAAATAA
- a CDS encoding cell wall metabolism sensor histidine kinase WalK, whose translation MFKSIQTKLVLLFILVILSVMLTVGTFIITNVTRFYYTDFMSQIGTAVFTEDFVPQMTDAASSEDGGQRLSELLEAAAGRIGVDSYRNYAILDGKDGSLIDSSDELLTQVEISDNILAAMAGRVGDMVLENGTYMEYAYPVEGEDGTAFVIYIYETKEELNSFSKSMFLIILQALLVALFISVILGYLLSKTITTPIKNLTSRAEKIADGEFEVGEQSPSKDEIGVLTNTFRTMGQRLSETVQEVASQNTKLEKIMEYSTDGIVAFDTEGELLHINPSARRYLSIGENDTIRFDEFFTPLFSDVSLGNFLYLNPDKQIIKEGDCNNYYLRFYFGSFKYSDDTIGGVIVDVQNMTESRKLELSRREFVANVSHELRTPLTTVKAYIETLESGAVDGETQEKFLDTIHRETDRMTRLVSDLLILSRLDNGVKLNLTRMSVETILRDVTEKMQFEARKKYQTLTYTMINEIPPIALDYDRMQQVIINIVSNAIKYTSQNGTVKIYSSYVSDNAVIRILDNGMGIPEKDVKRIFERFYRVDKARSREQGGTGLGLAIAKEIINAHAGEITLNSKLNEGTEVVITLPVEKSFQNSREETAKPEGITEV comes from the coding sequence ATGTTTAAAAGTATTCAAACAAAACTGGTACTCTTATTTATCCTTGTTATTCTATCGGTAATGTTGACGGTTGGTACCTTCATCATCACCAATGTAACACGGTTTTATTATACTGACTTTATGTCTCAGATTGGTACTGCAGTTTTTACCGAAGATTTTGTTCCTCAAATGACAGATGCCGCATCTTCCGAAGACGGTGGGCAAAGGCTCTCGGAGCTTTTGGAAGCGGCTGCAGGCCGTATCGGCGTGGATTCTTACCGAAATTATGCCATTTTAGATGGGAAGGACGGTTCTTTGATTGACAGTTCAGACGAACTGCTCACCCAGGTAGAAATCTCTGATAACATCTTAGCGGCAATGGCAGGAAGAGTCGGAGATATGGTGTTGGAAAACGGTACCTATATGGAATATGCTTATCCCGTTGAGGGAGAAGACGGTACTGCTTTTGTCATTTATATATATGAAACCAAAGAAGAGCTGAACAGTTTTTCTAAAAGTATGTTTTTAATCATTTTGCAGGCTCTTCTGGTAGCGCTTTTTATTTCGGTAATTTTAGGGTATTTGCTTTCTAAAACAATTACCACACCCATCAAAAACTTAACCTCACGGGCAGAAAAAATTGCCGACGGGGAATTTGAGGTGGGAGAGCAATCACCGTCTAAGGATGAGATTGGTGTTTTGACCAATACGTTTAGAACCATGGGTCAGCGTCTTTCCGAAACGGTGCAGGAGGTTGCTTCTCAGAACACAAAACTAGAAAAAATTATGGAATATTCCACCGACGGTATCGTTGCGTTTGACACAGAAGGGGAACTTTTGCATATTAACCCTTCTGCAAGACGTTATCTTTCCATTGGCGAGAATGATACCATTCGTTTTGACGAGTTTTTTACCCCTTTATTTTCAGATGTGTCTTTAGGGAATTTCTTGTACTTAAATCCCGATAAGCAAATCATCAAAGAGGGAGACTGCAACAACTATTATCTTCGTTTTTATTTCGGAAGCTTCAAATATTCCGATGATACGATTGGCGGCGTGATTGTGGATGTACAGAATATGACCGAATCCAGAAAACTGGAGTTGTCCCGCCGAGAGTTTGTTGCTAACGTATCTCATGAGCTTCGTACGCCTTTAACTACTGTTAAGGCATATATCGAAACCTTGGAAAGCGGTGCTGTGGATGGAGAAACACAGGAAAAATTCTTAGATACTATTCACCGAGAAACCGACCGTATGACCAGATTGGTATCAGACCTTCTGATTTTATCCCGTCTGGATAACGGGGTGAAACTGAATCTGACCCGTATGTCCGTGGAAACGATCTTGCGTGACGTCACGGAAAAGATGCAGTTTGAAGCCCGAAAAAAATATCAGACATTAACTTATACGATGATCAATGAAATCCCTCCTATTGCATTGGATTATGACAGAATGCAGCAGGTGATTATCAATATTGTGTCTAACGCAATCAAATACACATCGCAAAACGGAACGGTAAAAATCTATTCCAGCTATGTGTCTGATAATGCAGTAATTCGCATTTTGGATAACGGGATGGGGATTCCCGAAAAGGATGTGAAGCGGATTTTTGAACGTTTCTATCGTGTGGACAAAGCCCGCTCTCGTGAGCAAGGGGGAACTGGTCTTGGCCTTGCAATTGCTAAGGAAATTATCAATGCCCATGCAGGAGAAATTACATTAAATTCCAAATTAAACGAAGGCACTGAGGTGGTCATCACCCTGCCTGTGGAGAAAAGTTTCCAGAATTCCCGGGAAGAAACAGCAAAGCCTGAGGGGATCACGGAAGTATAA
- a CDS encoding MreB/Mrl family cell shape determining protein: MFGFGQDVGVDLGTATVLIYVKGKGIVLKEPSVAAVDKLTGKLFAVGYEAQRMIGKTPGNIVAVRPLRDGVISDYDVTEQMLNKFLSKISISRIFKPNIMICVPSGVTDVEERAVKDAAIQAGAKKSYIIEEPIAAAIGTGIDISQPNGTMIVDIGGGTTDIAVISLGGVVVSTSIKIAGDKFDDAIIKYIRKEHNVLIGERTAEQIKYNVGCVTLPEEELVTEVKGRNLLTGLPKIFTVTSTEIYGALIDTALQIVEAVHQTLEKTPPELVGDIASTGIIMTGGGALLGGFPQLIMEHTGIKTTIADDPTTCVALGTGKALEQMHLLTDASNSVAGRKYYDM; the protein is encoded by the coding sequence ATGTTTGGATTTGGACAGGACGTGGGTGTGGATTTGGGAACGGCAACCGTTCTCATTTATGTAAAAGGAAAAGGAATTGTGCTGAAGGAGCCTTCCGTGGCAGCGGTAGATAAGCTGACAGGAAAACTGTTTGCTGTGGGCTATGAAGCGCAGCGTATGATTGGTAAAACACCCGGCAATATTGTGGCTGTACGTCCTCTTCGTGACGGGGTTATTTCAGATTATGATGTAACCGAGCAGATGCTCAATAAATTTTTAAGTAAAATCAGCATTTCCCGTATTTTTAAACCAAACATTATGATTTGTGTTCCTTCCGGTGTTACCGACGTGGAAGAACGTGCCGTAAAAGATGCTGCCATTCAGGCAGGTGCAAAAAAATCATACATTATTGAAGAACCCATTGCTGCGGCAATCGGTACAGGGATAGATATTTCCCAGCCCAACGGAACCATGATTGTGGATATTGGCGGCGGTACCACCGATATTGCCGTGATTTCTCTGGGCGGTGTGGTTGTTTCTACCTCTATTAAAATTGCGGGGGACAAATTTGATGATGCCATTATCAAATACATCCGAAAAGAACACAACGTGTTAATCGGAGAACGAACCGCAGAGCAGATTAAATATAATGTTGGTTGTGTAACATTGCCTGAGGAAGAATTGGTGACAGAAGTGAAAGGAAGAAACCTTTTAACCGGTCTTCCCAAAATCTTCACGGTGACTTCCACCGAGATATACGGTGCTTTGATTGATACCGCATTGCAGATTGTGGAAGCAGTGCATCAGACCTTAGAAAAAACTCCGCCGGAATTAGTGGGCGATATTGCTTCCACCGGCATTATTATGACAGGTGGCGGTGCCTTACTTGGCGGATTCCCGCAGCTGATTATGGAGCATACCGGTATTAAAACTACCATTGCGGACGACCCCACTACCTGTGTGGCGTTGGGAACCGGTAAAGCATTGGAACAGATGCATCTCTTAACAGACGCCTCCAACTCAGTTGCAGGCAGAAAATACTACGATATGTAG
- the mnmG gene encoding tRNA uridine-5-carboxymethylaminomethyl(34) synthesis enzyme MnmG: MAFIEDKFEVAVIGAGHAGCEAAFASARLGHQTVLFSINLDAVANMPCNPSIGGTGKGHLVREIDALGGEMGKLADDTFLQSRVLNRGKGPAVYSLRVQEDRRAYQEEMKKRIENQPNLSLKQAEIVKLDIEDNKVKGVIDALGNYYKVDAAIIATGTYLRGKIIVGNYFEPGGPDGMFAANKLSESLEENGVRMMRFKTGTPARVHRDSIDFSKMEVQYGDEEITPFSFTTKRELTNQVECYLTYSTPKTKQIVLDNIHLSPLYSGMIEGIGPRYCPSFEDKIMRFPDKERHQLFIEPMGMNTKEMYVQGMSSSLPYEVQVQMYRSVIGLENAELMRPAYAIEYDCVDPTELTLGLAFKNIKGLYGAGQFNGTSGYEEAAAQGLIAGINAARYIDGKEEFHLTRDNSYIGVLIDDIVTKGTNEPYRMMTSRSEYRLLLRQDNADQRLTPLGYEIGLISEERYQDFLAKQKWVEEEIKYLESVIVPPSEHVVATLEKYESTPIKTGIRLTDLLRRPEITYKMLAEISDKVHDLPRDIEEEVTVTIKYSGYIKRQMSQVNQFKKLEQKKLPEDINYDDIYGLRIEARQKLSKFRPESIGQASRISGVSPADISVLLIYLDTRRGNPAKE, translated from the coding sequence ATGGCTTTTATAGAAGATAAATTTGAAGTTGCCGTTATCGGAGCAGGTCACGCAGGCTGCGAAGCAGCCTTTGCTTCGGCAAGGCTGGGGCATCAGACGGTGCTTTTTTCCATCAATCTGGATGCGGTTGCCAATATGCCCTGTAACCCCAGTATCGGGGGAACGGGAAAGGGACATTTAGTCCGTGAGATTGATGCCTTAGGCGGTGAAATGGGAAAACTGGCGGATGACACCTTTTTGCAATCCCGTGTGTTGAATCGGGGAAAGGGCCCTGCTGTGTATTCTCTTCGTGTGCAGGAAGACCGTCGTGCCTATCAGGAGGAAATGAAGAAGCGGATTGAAAATCAGCCCAATCTTTCCTTAAAGCAGGCAGAAATTGTAAAATTGGATATTGAAGATAACAAGGTGAAAGGTGTTATCGATGCTTTGGGTAATTACTACAAGGTGGATGCTGCTATCATTGCAACCGGTACTTACCTTCGCGGAAAAATTATTGTGGGTAACTATTTTGAACCCGGTGGTCCTGACGGAATGTTCGCCGCAAATAAGCTTTCTGAAAGCTTAGAAGAGAACGGCGTCCGCATGATGCGCTTTAAAACAGGAACTCCTGCCAGAGTGCATCGGGATTCCATTGATTTTTCCAAAATGGAAGTGCAGTACGGGGACGAAGAAATTACACCGTTTTCTTTCACCACCAAGCGTGAGCTTACCAATCAGGTGGAATGTTATTTAACCTATTCCACTCCCAAAACCAAGCAGATTGTGTTGGATAATATTCATCTTTCGCCTTTATACAGCGGAATGATTGAGGGCATTGGCCCCAGATATTGTCCTTCTTTTGAAGATAAAATTATGCGATTCCCCGATAAAGAACGCCATCAGCTGTTTATTGAACCTATGGGAATGAACACCAAGGAAATGTATGTGCAGGGGATGTCTTCGTCCCTTCCTTATGAGGTCCAGGTGCAGATGTACCGTTCGGTTATCGGATTGGAAAACGCAGAACTGATGCGTCCGGCATACGCCATTGAATATGATTGTGTGGATCCTACAGAGCTGACGTTGGGACTTGCATTTAAAAACATCAAAGGATTATACGGTGCAGGACAGTTTAACGGTACTTCCGGTTACGAAGAAGCGGCAGCTCAGGGGTTAATTGCAGGCATCAATGCCGCAAGATATATTGACGGAAAAGAAGAATTTCACCTAACACGTGACAATTCCTATATCGGCGTGTTGATTGACGATATTGTAACCAAAGGCACCAACGAACCCTACCGCATGATGACCTCCCGCAGTGAATACCGTTTGCTTCTTCGTCAGGATAATGCTGACCAGCGTCTCACTCCCTTAGGCTATGAAATCGGCTTGATTTCGGAAGAACGCTACCAGGATTTTTTAGCAAAGCAAAAATGGGTAGAAGAAGAAATTAAATACTTGGAATCGGTAATTGTGCCTCCCTCAGAGCACGTGGTTGCCACCTTGGAGAAATACGAAAGCACTCCCATTAAAACGGGAATCCGCTTAACAGATCTTCTTCGCAGACCGGAAATTACATACAAAATGTTGGCAGAAATTTCCGATAAGGTGCATGACTTACCCCGTGATATTGAGGAAGAAGTCACTGTGACCATTAAATATTCCGGTTATATCAAACGGCAGATGTCTCAGGTAAATCAGTTTAAAAAGCTGGAACAGAAAAAATTGCCCGAGGACATCAACTATGACGATATATACGGTCTTCGGATTGAAGCCCGTCAGAAGCTTTCCAAATTCCGTCCGGAATCCATCGGACAGGCATCCCGTATTTCCGGTGTGTCTCCTGCGGATATTTCGGTGCTTCTGATATACTTAGACACCAGACGGGGTAACCCGGCTAAAGAATAA
- a CDS encoding SpoIID/LytB domain-containing protein produces the protein MMKRFRLVSLFLAILLALSAITASAKNISIGLKFDTTSPKETTVQNASGFYVYVNDDYVMDLWAAKVLVRWGSDGSIQLLNAVDGSLLHTHWNGTTPITLTPADQSTILIGGAEYRGSARFIHTSQGLTVINYVDLEDYLKGVVPGEMPASWHSEALKAQAVCARNYALANWNKYQKYGFNLDDTVQTQVYRGVQAEHPRSNAAVEETQGIFLKYNDQYANTFFYSSSGGYTEYSENVWGTPFPYLVGVEDPYDTSQEWIVPFTPEEIKAKLKAKGVNIGDIIDIQVVETSPAGRNINVKIVGTDGTHTLQKEQARNLFGLRSNLFTITKKGLDAVTVSVVTATGLEERQIDQPILTSTGIVEVNSGIPTEYVMKGTGFGHGVGMSQYGAKGMAEAGYNFEQILTHYFVGTTLVYEQ, from the coding sequence ATGATGAAACGTTTCCGATTAGTAAGCCTGTTTCTGGCAATCTTGCTTGCATTATCCGCAATAACAGCATCTGCCAAAAACATCAGCATCGGCTTAAAATTTGATACCACCTCACCCAAAGAAACCACCGTGCAAAATGCCAGCGGTTTCTACGTGTATGTAAACGATGACTATGTAATGGATTTATGGGCAGCCAAAGTGCTTGTCCGTTGGGGCAGCGACGGCAGCATTCAGTTATTGAATGCGGTAGACGGTTCTTTACTGCACACCCATTGGAATGGAACGACTCCGATCACTTTAACACCGGCAGATCAAAGCACCATACTAATCGGCGGCGCCGAATATCGCGGTTCTGCCAGATTCATACACACAAGTCAGGGGCTTACCGTTATCAATTATGTGGATTTGGAAGATTACTTAAAGGGGGTAGTCCCCGGAGAAATGCCGGCTTCCTGGCATAGCGAAGCATTAAAAGCCCAAGCTGTTTGCGCCAGAAACTACGCCCTTGCCAACTGGAACAAATATCAGAAATACGGTTTCAATTTAGATGACACCGTGCAAACTCAGGTGTATCGAGGTGTGCAGGCAGAGCATCCCCGCTCCAATGCAGCAGTAGAGGAAACCCAAGGTATCTTCTTAAAGTATAACGACCAGTATGCCAACACCTTCTTCTACTCTTCCTCCGGCGGATATACCGAATATTCGGAAAACGTATGGGGAACCCCCTTCCCTTACCTGGTTGGAGTAGAAGACCCTTATGATACTTCTCAGGAATGGATTGTACCGTTTACCCCCGAAGAAATCAAAGCGAAGCTGAAAGCAAAGGGTGTAAACATTGGTGATATCATTGATATCCAAGTTGTGGAAACTTCTCCCGCAGGTAGAAATATCAACGTAAAAATCGTGGGAACCGATGGTACTCACACATTACAGAAAGAACAAGCCCGCAATCTTTTCGGTCTGCGAAGCAACCTTTTCACCATTACCAAAAAAGGTCTTGACGCAGTTACCGTCTCCGTAGTAACCGCAACAGGTCTGGAGGAAAGACAAATTGACCAGCCCATTCTCACCTCCACCGGTATCGTAGAAGTGAACTCCGGCATACCCACCGAATATGTAATGAAAGGGACAGGCTTTGGTCACGGTGTTGGTATGAGCCAATACGGTGCAAAAGGAATGGCGGAAGCAGGTTACAATTTTGAACAGATTTTAACTCACTACTTCGTTGGTACCACCTTAGTATACGAACAATAA
- a CDS encoding methionine adenosyltransferase gives MRKLFTSESVTEGHPDKICDQISDAILDAILMQDPAARVACETTCTTGMVSVMGEITTTGYVDIPKIARETVLEIGYDRAKYGFDGTTCAVITSIDEQSPDIAQGVDSSEDDKSTGAGDQGMMFGYACDETAELMPLPISLAHKLAKRLTDVRKDGTLSYLRPDGKTQVTVEYENDIPKRIDAIVISTQHSAEVEQATIREDMKKHVIAPVIDASMMDDHTKIYVNPTGSFVVGGPQGDSGLTGRKIIVDTYGGYARHGGGAFSGKDPTKVDRSAAYASRWVAKNIVAAGLAKRCEIQLAYAIGVAKPVSVMVDTFGTGVVSDDVIADVVNEVFDLRPAAIISELDLRKPIYRRLAAYGHMGREDLGVLWEKTDKVDALKAALAKKA, from the coding sequence ATGAGAAAGTTGTTCACTTCAGAATCTGTAACGGAAGGACATCCCGATAAAATCTGTGACCAGATTTCCGATGCGATTTTAGATGCTATTTTAATGCAGGATCCTGCTGCCCGTGTAGCTTGTGAAACCACCTGTACCACTGGGATGGTATCTGTGATGGGGGAAATCACCACCACCGGTTATGTGGATATCCCCAAAATTGCCAGAGAAACGGTTTTGGAAATTGGTTATGACCGTGCAAAATATGGTTTTGATGGCACCACTTGTGCTGTTATCACCTCTATTGACGAGCAGTCTCCCGATATTGCGCAGGGGGTAGATTCTTCTGAGGATGATAAATCCACCGGCGCAGGAGACCAGGGTATGATGTTTGGTTACGCTTGTGACGAAACTGCGGAACTGATGCCGCTTCCCATTTCTTTGGCACATAAATTGGCAAAGCGTCTGACTGATGTGAGAAAAGACGGCACCCTTTCCTATCTTCGTCCCGACGGGAAAACTCAGGTAACCGTGGAATACGAAAACGATATTCCGAAGCGGATTGATGCCATTGTTATCTCCACGCAGCATTCTGCCGAAGTGGAACAGGCAACCATTCGTGAAGATATGAAAAAACATGTAATTGCCCCCGTTATTGATGCTTCTATGATGGATGATCACACCAAAATTTATGTGAATCCTACCGGTAGCTTTGTTGTGGGTGGCCCTCAGGGTGACTCCGGCTTAACCGGCAGAAAAATCATTGTGGATACTTATGGCGGCTATGCCCGTCACGGTGGTGGCGCGTTCTCCGGCAAAGACCCCACCAAAGTGGACAGAAGTGCTGCTTATGCTTCCCGTTGGGTTGCAAAAAACATTGTAGCGGCAGGCCTGGCAAAACGTTGTGAAATCCAGTTGGCTTACGCAATCGGCGTGGCAAAACCGGTATCCGTTATGGTAGACACTTTTGGTACCGGTGTGGTTTCCGATGATGTGATTGCTGACGTGGTAAATGAAGTGTTTGACCTTCGTCCCGCGGCAATTATTTCTGAGCTGGATTTGAGAAAGCCCATTTACAGAAGATTGGCTGCATACGGACATATGGGCAGAGAAGATTTAGGCGTATTATGGGAAAAAACCGATAAAGTAGACGCTTTAAAAGCTGCATTAGCAAAAAAAGCATAA